A section of the Pedobacter sp. HDW13 genome encodes:
- a CDS encoding lipocalin family protein has protein sequence MENKPISDIDYKAFEGKWYSLYSIPTLMDKHWKQTTETYTLADNDHFDVYTAYHKAGKVEEKSITSKLFFDAAVHNGGMKAQFLWPFKIGYRIIELADDYSYVVVGHPEEKYLFIMAREPKMEADLLVHIIERCRQKGYEVSKLVSQEHFG, from the coding sequence ATGGAAAATAAACCTATTTCGGATATCGATTATAAAGCCTTTGAAGGCAAATGGTATTCTTTGTATTCGATCCCGACTTTAATGGATAAACATTGGAAACAGACTACTGAAACCTACACTTTGGCTGATAATGATCATTTTGATGTGTATACCGCTTACCATAAAGCTGGCAAGGTCGAAGAGAAATCAATTACTTCTAAACTGTTTTTTGATGCGGCGGTACACAATGGCGGTATGAAAGCCCAGTTTTTATGGCCTTTTAAAATCGGCTACCGGATTATAGAACTGGCCGACGATTACAGTTACGTGGTAGTAGGGCACCCTGAAGAAAAGTACCTTTTTATTATGGCCCGCGAACCCAAAATGGAAGCTGATTTATTGGTGCATATTATTGAAAGGTGCAGGCAGAAAGGTTATGAGGTGAGTAAACTGGTGAGTCAGGAGCATTTTGGCTAA
- the dnaE gene encoding DNA polymerase III subunit alpha, with protein sequence MYLIFDTETTGLPRNYNAPITDTDNWPRCIQIAWQLHDEMGRLVEHQDYLVKPEGFNIPYDAERIHGISTELAAEQGIGFDEMLAKFNEVLNKAKFIVGQNVGFDVNIMGCEFHRFGVANRMAEMPVLDTCTEVTAQLLQLPGGRGGRFKLPTLTELHSYLFGVPFSEAHNATADVEATTRCFLELVKREVFKKEELQVDVEYFPRFREVNPGLIEGVGLTHINLKAASDEIRKRIQKAEGGGISKQELAGNRQELAAATFVHLHNHTQFSVLQSTISISDLVKAAAAQKMPAVAMTDHANMMGAFHFVNHVLNHNKAAEAKNAAAIEAGERPTEVVMTPIVGVEFFVCNNHLDRTAKDNGYQMVLLAKNKKGYHNLAKMSSIAYTKGFYYVPRIDRQVIEQYKEDIIVLSGNLGGEISNKILNMGESQAEEALIWWKGMFGDDFYLEVMRHNQEDEDRVNETLIALARKHAVKLVATNNTYYVNKKDANAHDILLCVKDGEKQATPIGRGRGYRYGLPNQEYYFKSADEMKALFTDLPEAILNIKEIIDKIEIYKLAREVLLPKFDISEEFLVAEDEADGGKRGENKYLRHLTYEGAKRRYGTLTDDVTERLDFELATIEKTGYPGYFLIVQDFIAEARNLDVSVGPGRGSAAGSAVAYCLGITNIDPIKYDLLFERFLNPDRVSMPDIDIDFDDEGRGRVMDYVINKYGANQVAQIITYGTMAAKSSIRDTARVLDLPLFEADKIAKLIPNMKLAKIFTLDEKSLKDALRPDEYEKVVELKNLGSLKDLSAETIQQAQVLEGSLRNTGIHACGVIITPSDITNFVPVSVAKDSDLYVTQFDNSVVESAGLLKMDFLGLKTLTLIKDTVKLVKKRHQIDLNPDNFPIDDVLTYELFQRGETIGIFQYESPGMQKYMKELKPTVFDDLIAMNALYRPGPMEYIPSFVRRKNGEEEIKYDLDACEEYLKETYGITVYQEQVMLLSQKLAGFTKGEADVLRKAMGKKQKDVLDKMKPKFVKQASEKGHDATVLEKIWKDWEAFASYAFNKSHSTCYAWIAYQTAYLKAHYPAEYMAAVLSNNMSDIKQVAFFMEECRQMSVTVLGPDVNESDLKFSVNAKGEVRFGMSAVKGVGEKAVESIIEERSANGPYASVYDFAKRSNTRIVNKKAYESFVYSGAFDAFGGHRAQFFYIGPHDKMNGIEKIIKFANDFQNNESTSQASLFGGSKADLILEPSLPVSPEWALMDRLKYEKDAIGIFLSGHPLDNYKLELDKFCTHNVKQLSIINKVRMGDSNEEVLAEFDKLKNRELCVGGLVVTASQRITKTGKPFGTFVFEDYDDASEMALFGEDFLKFKSFLTEGYFLQIRGRVGERFGKAGDWEFKITAINLMSELRDKLAKSLTIQVPIERVNDQLMREIEAILADNKANSEQQNCQLNFAVFDSEKQIMLDLSSKSLKINPNNKFLEQLLGLNVVNYKLN encoded by the coding sequence ATGTACTTAATTTTTGATACCGAAACCACTGGTTTGCCACGTAATTACAATGCACCCATTACCGATACGGATAACTGGCCACGTTGTATTCAGATTGCCTGGCAGCTTCACGATGAGATGGGGAGATTGGTTGAACATCAGGATTATCTGGTTAAACCAGAGGGATTTAATATTCCGTACGATGCAGAAAGAATCCACGGTATTTCTACTGAGTTAGCAGCAGAGCAAGGCATTGGTTTTGATGAAATGCTGGCAAAATTTAACGAGGTATTAAACAAAGCCAAATTTATAGTAGGCCAAAATGTTGGCTTCGATGTGAATATCATGGGTTGCGAGTTTCACCGTTTTGGTGTAGCCAACCGCATGGCCGAAATGCCGGTATTAGATACCTGTACCGAAGTTACCGCACAGCTTTTACAATTGCCAGGCGGTAGAGGGGGCAGGTTTAAGCTACCAACCCTAACCGAGCTGCACTCTTATTTATTTGGTGTTCCGTTTAGCGAAGCGCACAATGCTACTGCCGACGTTGAAGCAACTACCCGTTGTTTCCTGGAGCTGGTAAAAAGAGAGGTTTTTAAAAAAGAAGAATTACAGGTTGATGTAGAATACTTTCCACGTTTCAGGGAAGTAAATCCGGGTTTAATTGAAGGTGTTGGTTTAACGCACATCAATTTAAAAGCAGCATCTGATGAAATCCGTAAACGCATTCAAAAAGCTGAAGGTGGCGGTATTTCTAAACAGGAGCTTGCCGGCAACAGGCAGGAACTCGCCGCAGCAACTTTTGTACATTTACACAACCATACGCAGTTTTCAGTATTACAAAGTACCATTAGTATTTCCGATCTGGTAAAAGCCGCTGCAGCACAAAAAATGCCAGCTGTAGCCATGACCGATCATGCCAATATGATGGGGGCTTTTCACTTTGTAAACCACGTACTGAACCACAATAAAGCCGCCGAAGCCAAAAATGCTGCAGCAATAGAAGCCGGCGAACGCCCAACAGAGGTGGTAATGACACCCATTGTTGGGGTTGAATTTTTTGTTTGTAACAACCATTTAGACCGTACGGCAAAAGATAACGGCTACCAGATGGTATTGCTGGCGAAGAATAAAAAAGGTTATCATAACCTGGCCAAAATGTCGTCGATAGCCTATACCAAGGGTTTTTATTATGTGCCCCGTATCGACAGGCAGGTTATTGAACAATACAAAGAAGATATTATTGTTTTATCGGGTAACCTGGGCGGAGAGATTTCGAACAAAATCCTGAACATGGGCGAAAGCCAGGCAGAAGAAGCACTGATTTGGTGGAAGGGAATGTTTGGCGACGATTTCTACCTGGAGGTTATGCGCCACAACCAGGAAGATGAAGACCGAGTAAACGAAACGCTGATAGCTTTGGCCCGTAAACATGCGGTTAAGCTGGTAGCAACCAACAATACTTATTACGTAAATAAAAAAGATGCCAATGCGCACGATATTTTACTCTGTGTAAAAGATGGCGAAAAGCAGGCAACGCCGATAGGCCGTGGCCGCGGTTACCGTTATGGTTTACCCAACCAGGAATATTACTTCAAGTCGGCCGATGAAATGAAAGCGCTTTTCACCGATTTGCCGGAAGCAATTTTAAACATTAAAGAGATTATCGATAAAATCGAAATCTACAAGCTTGCCCGCGAAGTACTCTTACCTAAATTCGATATCTCTGAAGAGTTTTTAGTCGCAGAAGATGAAGCCGACGGTGGAAAAAGAGGTGAAAACAAATATCTGAGACATTTAACCTACGAAGGTGCCAAACGCCGCTACGGAACCTTAACAGATGATGTTACCGAACGTTTGGATTTCGAGCTGGCCACCATCGAAAAAACAGGTTATCCCGGTTACTTCCTGATTGTGCAGGATTTTATTGCCGAAGCACGTAACCTCGATGTATCGGTTGGTCCGGGCAGGGGATCGGCAGCAGGTTCTGCAGTAGCATACTGTTTGGGTATTACCAATATCGATCCGATTAAATACGATCTCCTTTTTGAGCGTTTCTTGAATCCCGATCGTGTATCCATGCCCGATATTGATATCGATTTTGATGATGAGGGACGTGGTCGTGTAATGGATTATGTAATTAATAAATACGGTGCCAACCAGGTAGCGCAGATTATTACTTACGGTACCATGGCCGCCAAATCATCTATCCGCGATACAGCGCGTGTATTGGATTTACCTTTGTTTGAGGCCGATAAAATTGCAAAGCTGATTCCGAATATGAAGCTGGCCAAAATCTTTACCCTCGACGAAAAGAGTTTAAAAGATGCTTTACGCCCTGATGAATATGAAAAGGTAGTAGAACTTAAAAACCTGGGTAGTTTAAAAGATTTAAGTGCCGAAACCATTCAGCAGGCACAGGTTTTAGAAGGATCATTACGTAACACTGGTATTCATGCCTGCGGGGTAATTATTACGCCGAGTGATATCACCAACTTCGTTCCCGTTTCGGTTGCTAAAGATTCTGATTTATATGTTACCCAGTTTGATAACTCGGTTGTAGAGAGCGCTGGCTTATTAAAAATGGACTTCCTGGGGTTAAAAACTTTAACCCTGATAAAAGATACCGTAAAACTGGTTAAGAAAAGGCATCAAATTGATCTCAATCCCGATAATTTCCCGATTGATGATGTATTGACCTACGAGCTTTTCCAGCGTGGTGAAACCATTGGTATTTTCCAGTATGAGAGTCCGGGGATGCAGAAGTACATGAAGGAGCTTAAGCCAACGGTGTTCGACGATTTAATTGCCATGAATGCCTTATACCGTCCGGGACCGATGGAATACATTCCGAGTTTCGTTCGCCGTAAAAATGGCGAGGAAGAAATTAAGTACGATTTAGATGCCTGCGAGGAATATTTAAAAGAAACTTACGGAATTACCGTTTACCAGGAGCAGGTAATGCTTTTATCGCAAAAGCTGGCTGGCTTTACCAAAGGTGAGGCCGACGTTTTGCGTAAGGCGATGGGTAAGAAACAGAAAGACGTACTCGATAAAATGAAACCTAAGTTTGTGAAACAGGCTTCGGAAAAAGGCCATGATGCCACCGTTTTAGAGAAAATATGGAAAGATTGGGAAGCCTTTGCATCTTACGCCTTCAATAAATCGCACTCTACCTGTTATGCCTGGATTGCTTATCAAACGGCTTATTTAAAGGCGCACTATCCGGCTGAGTACATGGCTGCGGTACTATCCAATAACATGAGCGATATTAAGCAGGTGGCTTTCTTTATGGAAGAATGTCGCCAGATGAGTGTTACCGTATTGGGACCTGATGTGAACGAATCTGACCTTAAATTCTCGGTAAATGCCAAAGGCGAAGTTCGTTTCGGTATGTCGGCGGTAAAAGGAGTTGGAGAAAAGGCGGTAGAAAGTATCATTGAAGAGCGGTCGGCAAACGGACCTTATGCCAGTGTGTATGATTTTGCCAAACGCTCCAACACGCGTATTGTAAATAAAAAAGCTTACGAGAGTTTTGTGTATAGCGGTGCTTTCGATGCTTTTGGCGGGCATAGGGCACAGTTTTTTTATATTGGTCCGCACGATAAAATGAACGGGATCGAGAAGATTATCAAATTTGCCAACGATTTTCAGAACAACGAGAGTACTTCACAGGCTTCTTTGTTTGGTGGTTCCAAAGCAGATTTGATTTTAGAACCTTCATTACCGGTTTCGCCTGAATGGGCGTTAATGGACAGACTGAAATATGAGAAAGATGCCATCGGGATTTTCCTTTCGGGGCACCCGCTGGATAATTATAAATTAGAACTCGATAAATTCTGTACCCATAACGTTAAGCAGTTAAGTATTATTAACAAGGTGCGTATGGGCGATAGTAATGAAGAGGTGCTGGCCGAATTTGATAAACTGAAAAATCGGGAGCTTTGTGTGGGTGGTTTGGTGGTAACGGCATCGCAACGCATTACCAAAACCGGGAAACCCTTTGGTACCTTTGTTTTCGAAGATTACGACGATGCTTCAGAAATGGCGCTGTTTGGCGAAGATTTCCTAAAGTTTAAATCGTTTTTAACCGAAGGATACTTCTTGCAAATCAGGGGTAGGGTAGGCGAACGTTTCGGTAAGGCTGGCGATTGGGAATTTAAGATCACAGCAATTAACTTAATGTCGGAACTGAGGGATAAACTGGCCAAAAGTTTAACCATACAAGTACCTATTGAACGGGTAAACGATCAGCTGATGCGTGAAATAGAGGCGATATTAGCAGACAATAAGGCAAACTCTGAGCAGCAAAACTGCCAACTTAACTTTGCCGTTTTTGATAGTGAAAAACAGATTATGTTAGATCTTAGCTCTAAAAGTCTTAAAATAAACCCAAACAACAAGTTCCTGGAACAATTACTGGGCTTAAATGTTGTTAATTACAAGTTAAACTAG
- the trxA gene encoding thioredoxin, with product MALEITDANFEELVLKSDKPVLVDFWAEWCGPCRMVGPVVEEIAKEYDGKAVVGKVNVDNNPQISMQFGIRNIPALLYFKGGEVVDKQVGAVPKSVLAEKLNKQLA from the coding sequence ATGGCATTAGAAATCACAGATGCAAACTTCGAGGAGCTTGTATTAAAATCAGATAAACCCGTATTAGTAGATTTTTGGGCAGAATGGTGTGGCCCTTGTCGCATGGTTGGTCCAGTAGTAGAAGAGATCGCTAAAGAATATGATGGTAAAGCGGTAGTTGGAAAAGTAAACGTTGATAACAACCCTCAAATTTCAATGCAGTTTGGTATCCGCAATATTCCTGCTTTATTATACTTTAAAGGTGGTGAAGTAGTAGACAAACAAGTTGGTGCTGTTCCAAAATCAGTATTAGCAGAAAAATTAAACAAGCAACTAGCTTAG
- a CDS encoding DUF58 domain-containing protein, which translates to MQAVNYENETSYGNLELLARQVVEGFITGLHKSPFHGFSVEFAEHRQYNNGDNVKNIDWKLYAKTDKLYSKRFEEETNLRCQFVIDASSSMYFPEPKNNKLVFAIQATASLMYLLKKQRDAFGLSLFTDEILLNSPAKSTTVHQKFLFAQLEELLQQPKVNARTNLSESLHQVADLIHKRSLVVIFSDLFNTETSAEKTDEFFDALQHLKFNKHEVVVFNVVDKTKEVNFEFENRPYQFIDMETGETIKVHTNQVKENYTAAVAGYRQQIALKCAQYKIDLIDADMNEGFYPVLQAYLIKRQKLG; encoded by the coding sequence ATGCAGGCAGTAAACTATGAAAACGAAACAAGCTATGGTAATTTAGAATTACTTGCCCGGCAAGTAGTAGAAGGCTTTATTACTGGTCTGCATAAAAGTCCCTTTCATGGTTTTTCGGTCGAGTTTGCCGAGCACCGCCAGTATAATAACGGCGATAATGTGAAAAATATCGATTGGAAGCTCTATGCTAAAACGGATAAACTTTACAGCAAACGTTTCGAAGAAGAAACCAATCTGCGTTGCCAGTTCGTAATCGATGCTTCTTCGTCGATGTACTTTCCTGAGCCTAAAAACAACAAACTGGTTTTTGCTATACAGGCTACCGCCTCGTTAATGTACCTGCTAAAAAAGCAGCGCGATGCTTTTGGTTTGAGTCTTTTTACCGACGAGATATTGCTAAATTCGCCCGCAAAATCGACTACAGTACATCAGAAATTTTTATTTGCCCAGCTAGAAGAGCTGTTGCAGCAACCTAAAGTAAATGCCAGAACCAATTTGAGCGAGTCCTTACATCAGGTTGCTGATTTGATTCACAAACGTTCGCTGGTAGTTATTTTCAGCGATTTGTTTAATACCGAAACCAGTGCCGAAAAAACCGATGAGTTTTTCGATGCATTGCAACACCTTAAGTTTAACAAGCACGAAGTGGTGGTTTTCAATGTGGTCGATAAAACCAAAGAAGTAAATTTTGAGTTCGAAAACCGTCCTTACCAGTTTATTGATATGGAAACCGGCGAAACCATTAAGGTACATACCAATCAGGTTAAAGAAAATTACACCGCTGCGGTGGCCGGTTATCGTCAGCAAATTGCTTTAAAATGTGCCCAGTATAAAATTGATTTGATTGATGCAGATATGAACGAAGGGTTTTATCCGGTATTACAGGCTTACCTCATTAAACGACAAAAGTTGGGGTAG
- a CDS encoding redoxin domain-containing protein — MLEKGTIAPDFELHATPDQKIKLKDFKGKNVILAFYPADWSPVCSDQMALYNEMLKYFIKHDAQIFGISVDSTWCHLAFEENRKLHFSLLADFEPKGAVSKAYGVYDEKTGTSERALFVIDKEGKIVWSYLSPIAVNPGADGILEALEKLDQQ, encoded by the coding sequence ATGTTAGAAAAAGGCACCATAGCCCCTGATTTTGAATTGCATGCTACGCCCGATCAAAAAATAAAACTCAAAGATTTTAAAGGCAAAAATGTAATCCTGGCCTTTTATCCGGCCGATTGGAGCCCGGTTTGCAGCGATCAAATGGCGCTTTACAACGAAATGCTCAAATACTTTATTAAACACGATGCGCAGATTTTCGGTATATCGGTTGATAGCACGTGGTGCCACCTGGCCTTTGAAGAAAACCGGAAGTTGCATTTTTCTTTACTGGCCGATTTTGAACCCAAAGGTGCTGTTTCTAAAGCTTATGGGGTTTACGACGAAAAAACCGGAACAAGTGAAAGGGCGCTTTTTGTAATTGATAAGGAAGGTAAAATTGTCTGGAGCTATTTATCGCCCATTGCGGTTAACCCTGGCGCTGATGGGATATTGGAGGCATTGGAAAAACTTGATCAGCAATAA
- a CDS encoding thioredoxin domain-containing protein — MSTLKPEVNSNDHIQGDDTAAVTIVEFGDYQCPYCGNAYPILKEIEEAFGHQIRFIFRHFPLANAHQYALPAALAAESAGLQGKFWEMHDALFENQYRLNSDLFDELAETIGLDLEQFQQDSVSDALREKVENDFDSGVRSGVNGTPSFYVNGAKFDGGATDLYQMLKESTE; from the coding sequence ATGAGCACATTAAAACCCGAAGTTAACAGCAACGATCATATTCAAGGCGATGATACCGCAGCAGTTACCATTGTAGAGTTTGGCGATTATCAATGCCCTTATTGTGGAAATGCATATCCCATTCTTAAAGAAATTGAAGAGGCTTTTGGTCACCAGATCAGATTTATCTTCCGTCATTTTCCGCTGGCTAACGCACATCAGTATGCCCTCCCTGCAGCCTTAGCAGCCGAATCGGCTGGTTTACAGGGCAAGTTCTGGGAAATGCACGATGCCCTTTTCGAAAACCAGTACCGGTTAAATAGCGATTTATTTGATGAACTGGCCGAAACAATCGGTTTAGATCTCGAACAGTTTCAGCAAGACAGTGTTTCTGATGCGTTGAGAGAGAAAGTAGAAAATGATTTCGACAGTGGTGTACGCAGCGGTGTAAACGGAACCCCGTCATTTTATGTAAACGGAGCCAAGTTTGATGGAGGTGCAACCGACCTGTACCAGATGCTTAAGGAAAGTACCGAATAG
- a CDS encoding energy transducer TonB: MNYRKLIALSTLFLLLFTILPTFAQNATDSTTKVPALQLKGFYKYMAANVKYPGKAILQNVQGTSIFLLKVEHGQIQYVETALNLEGLSENVKTLISTYTELPKTMNGKYSLGVKFIIGNGSNTEFDEKAIIPADYVKLPNVTIMTSSPPRTLTAPDINTYGIEEVDTPPNFPGGYQALQEYFYKTIKYPAEALKNKVEGRIYFSFKIDYDGNVKNVKVLRGLGAGLDEVAKDAMKDCPKWNAAIKNGQTVSTKFSYFAECRLPNP, from the coding sequence ATGAATTACCGCAAACTCATTGCATTAAGTACGTTATTCTTATTGCTGTTTACAATCTTGCCAACTTTTGCCCAAAATGCGACAGATTCTACAACTAAAGTGCCAGCCCTTCAGTTAAAGGGGTTTTATAAATATATGGCCGCCAATGTAAAGTATCCAGGTAAAGCAATCTTACAGAATGTACAGGGCACCAGTATTTTTCTACTCAAGGTAGAGCATGGCCAGATACAATACGTAGAAACCGCTTTGAATTTAGAAGGGCTGAGTGAAAATGTTAAAACTCTGATTTCAACATATACCGAGCTGCCTAAAACCATGAATGGAAAATATAGCCTTGGTGTTAAATTTATAATAGGAAATGGTTCAAATACAGAATTTGATGAGAAGGCAATTATACCTGCTGATTATGTTAAACTACCTAATGTGACAATAATGACATCAAGTCCTCCCCGGACTTTAACTGCACCCGATATTAATACTTATGGGATTGAAGAAGTAGATACGCCACCTAATTTTCCTGGCGGATATCAGGCGCTTCAGGAGTATTTCTATAAAACCATTAAGTACCCAGCCGAAGCCCTGAAAAATAAAGTAGAAGGAAGAATTTATTTTAGCTTTAAAATAGATTATGATGGCAATGTAAAGAACGTAAAGGTATTAAGAGGGTTAGGAGCTGGATTGGATGAAGTTGCAAAGGATGCGATGAAAGATTGTCCGAAGTGGAATGCCGCCATCAAAAATGGCCAGACGGTAAGTACCAAATTTAGCTACTTTGCAGAATGCAGATTGCCTAATCCTTAA
- the hppD gene encoding 4-hydroxyphenylpyruvate dioxygenase encodes METQTFAEKIAKAQDFLPINGTDYIEFYVGNAKQAAHYYKTAFGFQSLAYAGPETGVRDRASYVLQQGKIRLILTTALKSDHPISEHVKKHGDGVKVLALWVDDAYSAYEETTKRGAKSYMEPKTLTDEYGEVKMSGIYTYGETVHMFIERKNYTGTFMPGYRVWESDYQPADAGLLYIDHCVGNVGWNRMNEAVQWYEDVMGFVNILSFDDKQINTEYSALMSKVMSNGNGFSKFPINEPAEGKKKSQIEEYLEYYEGEGVQHIAVATKDIVKTVKELKARGVEFLSAPPEAYYDMMPQRVGKIDEEIALLESLGILVDCDEEGYLLQIFTKPVEDRPTLFFEIIQRKGAQSFGAGNFKALFESLEREQELRGNL; translated from the coding sequence ATGGAAACACAAACATTTGCAGAAAAGATAGCCAAGGCACAAGATTTCCTACCAATAAATGGAACTGATTACATCGAATTTTATGTGGGCAATGCCAAACAAGCTGCTCATTATTATAAAACAGCATTTGGTTTTCAGAGCCTGGCTTATGCCGGCCCCGAAACTGGTGTGCGCGACAGGGCATCATATGTACTGCAGCAAGGAAAAATAAGGTTGATCTTAACCACTGCTTTAAAATCCGATCACCCGATATCTGAGCATGTAAAAAAGCATGGCGATGGCGTAAAAGTACTGGCCCTTTGGGTTGATGATGCCTACAGTGCTTACGAAGAAACTACCAAGCGCGGAGCTAAATCGTATATGGAGCCTAAAACCTTAACCGATGAATATGGCGAAGTTAAAATGAGTGGCATTTATACTTACGGCGAAACGGTACACATGTTTATTGAGCGTAAAAATTATACCGGCACATTTATGCCTGGCTACCGTGTGTGGGAAAGCGACTACCAACCTGCCGATGCTGGTCTTTTATACATCGACCATTGCGTGGGCAACGTGGGTTGGAACCGCATGAACGAAGCCGTACAATGGTATGAAGATGTAATGGGCTTTGTAAATATTTTATCATTTGATGATAAGCAAATCAATACCGAATACTCGGCCCTGATGAGCAAGGTAATGAGCAACGGCAATGGTTTTTCTAAATTCCCGATCAATGAACCAGCCGAAGGCAAAAAGAAATCGCAGATTGAAGAATACCTGGAATATTACGAAGGTGAAGGCGTTCAGCATATTGCGGTTGCCACAAAAGATATCGTTAAAACGGTTAAAGAACTTAAAGCACGTGGTGTGGAGTTTTTGAGTGCACCACCAGAAGCTTATTACGACATGATGCCGCAGCGCGTAGGTAAAATTGATGAAGAAATAGCCCTTTTGGAAAGCCTGGGTATTTTGGTTGATTGCGATGAGGAAGGTTATTTATTACAGATTTTTACCAAACCAGTAGAAGACAGGCCAACGCTTTTCTTCGAAATTATACAACGTAAAGGTGCACAAAGCTTCGGTGCGGGTAACTTTAAAGCCCTTTTCGAATCGTTAGAGCGCGAACAAGAATTGAGGGGTAATTTGTAA
- a CDS encoding homogentisate 1,2-dioxygenase has product MPVYHKLGQIPAKRHTVFRKPDGNLYAEELVSTEGFSSVYSLVYHCHPPTIVKHLGEPYSVEPKIARAKHLKHTSLIGFNIKPEDDFLKSRKPVLVNNDLHIVLAAPKKSMTDYFYKNSQADEMIFIHEGTGKLKTGFGEIKFGYGDYLIIPRGTIYQLEFDTEQNRHFIVESFSPLRSPKRYLNQYGQLMEHAPYCERDLRLPENLQTHDEYGDFQVLIKKQGLIYPYTYGTHPFDYVGWDGYHYPYAFSIHNFEPITGRLHQPPPVHQTFEGHNFVVCSFVPRKYDYHPDAIPAPYNHSNVDSDEVLYYVDGDFMSRKSVVKGQITLHPGGIPHGPHPGTVEKSIGQEKTDELAVMIDPFLPLMITEDALAIEDENYHKSWQEG; this is encoded by the coding sequence ATGCCTGTTTATCATAAATTGGGGCAGATTCCAGCTAAACGACACACGGTTTTTCGTAAACCCGACGGGAATCTCTATGCCGAAGAATTGGTATCAACCGAAGGTTTTTCGAGCGTATACTCGCTGGTTTATCACTGCCACCCGCCAACCATTGTAAAACACCTGGGCGAACCTTACAGTGTTGAGCCAAAAATAGCCCGTGCAAAGCACCTGAAACACACCAGCCTAATCGGTTTTAACATTAAACCTGAAGACGATTTTCTAAAAAGCAGAAAGCCGGTACTAGTTAATAACGATTTACATATCGTTCTGGCTGCACCTAAAAAATCGATGACTGACTATTTCTATAAAAATAGCCAGGCCGACGAAATGATCTTTATCCATGAGGGAACCGGAAAGCTGAAAACCGGTTTTGGCGAAATCAAATTTGGGTACGGCGATTATCTGATTATTCCCCGTGGAACCATTTATCAGCTCGAATTTGATACCGAGCAAAATCGCCACTTCATTGTAGAAAGTTTTAGCCCGTTAAGGTCGCCAAAAAGGTATTTAAACCAATATGGCCAGTTAATGGAACATGCCCCCTATTGCGAGCGCGATTTACGCCTCCCCGAAAACCTGCAAACGCACGATGAATATGGCGACTTTCAGGTCCTGATTAAAAAACAGGGATTAATTTATCCTTACACTTATGGCACTCATCCTTTCGATTACGTAGGCTGGGATGGCTACCATTACCCCTACGCTTTCTCGATACACAATTTTGAACCAATTACCGGTCGTTTACACCAACCTCCTCCCGTTCACCAAACTTTTGAAGGACACAATTTTGTGGTCTGCTCTTTTGTACCACGTAAATATGATTACCATCCCGATGCTATACCAGCACCTTATAACCACAGCAATGTAGATAGCGATGAGGTATTGTATTATGTAGATGGCGATTTTATGAGCCGTAAAAGTGTGGTAAAAGGACAAATTACCTTGCACCCGGGCGGAATCCCACACGGGCCGCACCCCGGCACAGTAGAAAAATCGATTGGGCAGGAAAAAACTGATGAACTGGCCGTAATGATTGATCCTTTTCTTCCTTTAATGATTACCGAAGATGCGCTGGCCATTGAAGACGAAAATTACCACAAAAGCTGGCAGGAAGGGTAG